The following coding sequences lie in one Rutidosis leptorrhynchoides isolate AG116_Rl617_1_P2 chromosome 6, CSIRO_AGI_Rlap_v1, whole genome shotgun sequence genomic window:
- the LOC139853602 gene encoding uncharacterized protein, whose translation MTSSLTGEAWVMEVLNDHPIRCVNAFRMHPDLFRKLCGELETNYGLQSSDKMSTFEMVGIFMYTLALGLSNRDVMERFQRSGETISQAFHEVLNAIIGRDKGFQGLARYIIRPKDPTFQLIPPQIMNDKRYMPYFKNCIGCIEGTHIRVCITESQQLPYIGRKGVPTFNVMATCAFDMCFTYVSVGWKGSAHDTRVFMHSIQNKSINFPQPPEGKYYLVDKGYPYRKGYLVTYPKTRYHQSQIQKESPNNMQEAFNRSHSSLRSYIERSFGILKKRFRILREMPRFSVQTQIDVITPTFALHNYIRTNSQEDIMFAIIDQHLNYIPRDELIDVSNRNGSAEGIFEGRSNEMKHVRNDIATLIWNARQK comes from the exons ATGACATCATCTCTAACAGGCGAGGCTTGGGTGATGGAAGTTTTAAATGATCATCCAATACGATGTGTAAATGCATTTAGAATGCATCCGGATTTGTTTAGGAAATTATGTGGAGAACTTGAAACAAACTATGGATTGCAATCATCTGATAAAATGTCCACATTTGAGATGGTGGGGATATTTATGTATACATTGGCATTGGGGTTATCTAATAGAGATGTTATGGAGCGTTTTCAGCGTTCAGGAGAGACTATTAGTCAAGCATTTCATGAGGTTCTAAATGCAATTATTGGTAGAGATAAAGGTTTTCAAGGTCTAGCACGCTACATTATAAGACCAAAAGATCCAACTTTTCAACTAATACCACCTCAAATCATGAACGACAAAAGATATATGCCCTATTTCAAG AATTGCATCGGATGTATCGAAGGTACACATATAAGGGTCTGCATCACAGAGAGTCAACAACTGCCTTATATTGGTAGAAAAGGAGTACCTACTTTCAATGTAATGGCAACGTGTGCTTTTGATATGTGTTTTACATATGTATCAGTCGGATGGAAGGGATCAGCACATGACACACGTGTGTTTATGCACTCAATCCAAAATAAGTCAATTAACTTTCCACAACCGCCTGAAG GTAAATATTATTTGGTTGATAAAGGATATCCATACAGAAAGGGATACCTTGTTACATATCCCAAGACAAGATACCATCAATCCCAAATTCAAAAGGAGTCCCCAAATAATATGCAAGAAGCATTCAACCGTTCACATTCATCTCTACGAAGTTATATTGAGAGGTCATTCGGAATTTTGAAGAAACGATTTCGCATACTTCGTGAAATGCCAAGGTTTAGTGTGCAAACACAAATTGATGTTATAACGCCTACATTTGCGTTGCATAACTACATCCGTACTAACAGCCAAGAAGATATTATGTTTGCAATAATCGATCAACATCTAAATTACATACCACGAGATGAGCTTATTGATGTTAGTAACCGTAACGGAAGCGCCGAAGGAATATTTGAAGGAAGAAGTAATGAGATGAAACATGTTCGTAACGATATTGCTACTTTAATATGGAATGCTCGTCAAAAATAA